The Pseudomonas sp. B21-023 genomic interval GCACCTCGACAAAAGAGACCTACCATGCCGGCCACCTCCTCCATCACCCTCGACGCCATCGATCGCCAGTTGATCTCCCTGTTGCAGATCAACGCCCGCGAAAGCATCGCCACGCTCGCCCGCCAACTGGGGATCGCCCGTACCACGGTGAACTCGCGCCTCGAGCGCCTGGAGCGCAACAAGGTGATCACCGGCTATGGCGTGCGCCTGGGGCAGCGCCTGATCGGCGGCGGCCTGCAGGCGTACGTGGGGAT includes:
- a CDS encoding Lrp/AsnC family transcriptional regulator, with amino-acid sequence MPATSSITLDAIDRQLISLLQINARESIATLARQLGIARTTVNSRLERLERNKVITGYGVRLGQRLIGGGLQAYVGIKAQPRSGKDIVRHLSAMGQVQQLCAVSGEFDYVAWLLSDSPEQLDQLLDLIGSLDGVEKTTTSIILSSKVDRGQPG